A section of the Acanthochromis polyacanthus isolate Apoly-LR-REF ecotype Palm Island chromosome 1, KAUST_Apoly_ChrSc, whole genome shotgun sequence genome encodes:
- the cdca4 gene encoding cell division cycle-associated protein 4 — protein MFPKGTKRKFSDSGEEPVSGGDQGPAAPSAAARTLSSSYSLQRQSLLDMSLIKLQLCHMLVEPNLCRSVLIANTVRQIQEEMTQDGTWQIMTQALAAAQCPADRLVATEVLCRQTDAAAQAGQSPKPFSVVGLEEGYHSEEVVMEGDVETEVTMSTLSPVSPQLSSASYLAGPFGMGPCWEEEEEEDGECEEDEEEDSEECVSEGEEAERDHLSADSRTGEQVFGTFEIKHPAPPPDPALEELFSDVDPSYYDLDTVLTGMQSTPKMGPYDLLESLSSHGPTALSSSSSCRSDLNELDHIMEIIVGS, from the coding sequence ATGTTCCCGAAGGGCACCAAGCGCAAGTTCTCAGACTCCGGGGAGGAGCCGGTCTCCGGGGGCGACCAGGGCCCTGCAGCTCCGTCTGCGGCCGCTCGGACGCTGTCGTCCTCGTACAGCCTGCAGCGGCAGTCGCTGCTCGACATGTCGCTGATCAAGCTGCAGCTCTGCCACATGCTGGTGGAGCCCAACCTGTGCCGTTCGGTGCTCATCGCCAACACGGTGCGGCAGATCCAGGAGGAGATGACCCAGGACGGCACCTGGCAGATCATGACCCAGGCGCTGGCGGCCGCCCAGTGCCCGGCCGACCGCCTGGTGGCCACCGAGGTGCTGTGCAGGCAGACTGATGCGGCGGCTCAGGCCGGCCAGAGCCCCAAGCCCTTCTCGGTGGTGGGCCTGGAGGAGGGCTACCACTCGGAGGAGGTGGTGATGGAAGGAGACGTGGAGACGGAGGTCACCATGTCCACTTTGTCCCCCGTCTCCCCCCAGCTGTCCTCGGCTTCCTACCTGGCGGGGCCCTTCGGCATGGGGCCctgctgggaggaggaggaggaggaggacggcgAGTGcgaggaggacgaagaggaggacAGCGAGGAGTGTGTGTCGGAGGGCGAGGAGGCCGAGCGGGACCACCTAAGCGCAGACTCCAGGACAGGGGAGCAGGTTTTTGGGACTTTTGAGATCAAGCACCCGGCGCCGCCCCCTGACCCGGCGCTGGAGGAACTGTTTTCAGACGTGGACCCGTCCTACTACGACCTCGACACGGTGCTGACGGGCATGCAGAGCACCCCCAAAATGGGGCCTTACGACCTGCTGGAGAGCCTGTCCTCCCACGGGCCGACGGCTCTGAGCTCCAGCTCGAGCTGCAGGTCGGACCTGAACGAACTGGACCACATCATGGAGATCATAGTGGGATCCTGA